In Nicotiana tabacum cultivar K326 chromosome 11, ASM71507v2, whole genome shotgun sequence, a single window of DNA contains:
- the LOC107810358 gene encoding uncharacterized protein LOC107810358 produces MSIIPQNSFYFKNPKFSTSLHLKPLKSPLYFPIEKPNLLKIKSLQCHQWKIKAFESVGTVKAQSLAEFEFKNPIFSTPLDFKPFKTRLCFPTQKPHLLKIESLQCHQWKVKAFESEGSVKEQSLAEFEFNIDAFLSILEFLCLFSSAVVAIGYAVNSWFWGSQKWLGNRVLGAQCVVLVGGVIIGSVIRRRQWSRICTFEFSSRSGSGSRGVNLVERIEKLEEDLRSSATLIRVLSRQLEKLGIRFRVTRKTLKDPVTEAAALAQKNSEATRALALQGERLEKELGEIQKVLLAMQEQQHKQLELILAIGKTGKLFENKRGPSQEPAQNTSNVSNTAVDGVSQLEVNRLQSLKGHRETNNDRC; encoded by the exons ATGTCAATCATACCCCAGAATTCATTTTATTTCAAGAacccaaaattttcaacctcaTTACACCTAAAACCCTTGAAATCCCCTCTATATTTCCCTATAGAAAAACCCAATTTGCTAAAAATTAAATCTTTGCAATGCCATCAATGGAAAATTAAGGCCTTTGAGTCAGTGGGAACTGTAAAGGCTCAATCTTTAGCTGAATTTGAGTTCAAGAACCCAATATTTTCAACCCCTTTAGACTTTAAACCCTTTAAAACCCGTTTATGTTTCCCTACACAAAAACCGCATTTGCTAAAAATTGAATCTTTACAGTGTCATCAATGGAAAGTTAAGGCCTTTGAATCAGAGGGAAGTGTAAAGGAACAATCTTTAGCGGAATTTGAGTTCAATATTGATGCTTTCCTTTCGATTCTTGAGTTTCTGTGTCTGTTTTCCTCAGCTGTCGTGGCAATTGGTTATGCTGTGAATTCTTGGTTTTGGGGGTCTCAGAAGTGGTTAGGAAATAGGGTGTTAGGTGCACAGTGTGTTGTGTTGGTGGGTGGAGTGATCATTGGTTCTGTGATTAGGAGAAGACAATGGAGTAGGATTTGTACGTTTGAATTTTCCTCCAGGAGTGGGAGTGGCTCAAGAGGGGTTAATTTGGTGGAGAGGATTGAAAAATTAGAGGAAGATTTGAGGAGCTCAGCGACGCTTATTCGGGTTCTATCGAGACAGCTTGAGAAGCTGGGAATTCGATTTCGAGTTACAAGAAAGACTCTCAAAGATCCGGTTACTGAG GCTGCAGCATTGGCCCAAAAGAACTCTGAGGCCACTCGAGCATTGGCATTGCAGGGTGAGCGTCTGGAGAAGGAGCTCGGTGAGATACAGAAGGTTCTGCTGGCAATGCAG GAGCAGCAACACAAACAACTCGAATTAATTCTTGCAATTGGGAAAACTGGAAAGTTATTTGAGAACAAGCGAGGACCTAGTCAAGAACCAGCACAGAATACAAGTAATGTGTCTAATACAGCCGTTGATGGAGTTTCACAGTTGGAAGTGAATCGACTACAATCTTTAAAGGGACACAGAGAAACCAACAACGACAGATGCTAG